The following nucleotide sequence is from Wolbachia endosymbiont (group E) of Neria commutata.
ATGATATAACTTAGATACTTTATAATATGTGATCTATCCTTTCTGTTTAACCTACCATCGCACATTAACCTTTCAAAATCTGTAATATCTATTCTTGCCATGTGATAGTTATTAATGATATGGTAACTATAGTCTTAAATTATTAACCATACAATAATTATATTATGTTTTTATATAATTTTATTAATTTTTTTAATTTACTTCTTTGAAAATAAGCTGTATGCACAAAAATAAATAGGTAATATCTCGAGCCTGCCAAGCAGCATTAAAGCCGATAAAAGCAATTTTACTTCATAACTGAAAGAAGCGTAATTACCTGAAGGACCTATCAAATTACTAAATCCTGGACCAGAATTTGTGAGCATGGCGGAAACTGAACTGATGCTGGTTATAAAGTCAGCATTACTTAAGTAAGACATCACTATTGATGAAATAGTGAATGTTAATATGTAAATTGCAAAAAATATCAAAACAGAATGAACTTCATCATTTTCCAAGATTTTATTATTAAACTTTACCCTATCACCTGCGTCTGAGTTTAATAAAAGACGAAAATAATTCTCTATAGACCTGAGAAGAACTATTAAACGGAAGATTTTTATGCCGCCGCTCGCAGAGCCACTGCAACCACCAAAAAAGGTCAAGAACAAGGTTAAGACTGAAATGAAACTCCAACTTACATGATCACAAATTGCATGACCGGTGGATGTAATTAAAGATGTAGTAGTAAATGTGCTGCATCTAAATGATAGCAGCATGCCCAGATCAGTATTTTTATACAACCAAAGATAGGAAAACAAAGATGAAATAATAATTATTTTGATAAAGTAAGAAACTTGTTCATCATGGCAAACATTCAAGCGTCTTATAATTTTTAAGTAACTGAAAAAAGGCAGAGAGCCTAAAATCATAAAGATAATTGTTATGACTTCTA
It contains:
- a CDS encoding TrkH family potassium uptake protein, producing the protein MENRQHLQILRSITFIVGIFLLLFSFTMTVPMITNKYLGSEWKNFSTGFIITCAFGITFILLGKLNKLHGTTAIFTITSCTWIALSLFAAIPFYFNNLSYVDALFEAVSGITTTGATIFDNIEEQSPGILLWRAMLHGIGGLGIITTGIAVFPSFKVLSLNNLLYSEYSDAIKKRLPHTRSVVIHITAIYYSLILLCIFFYYLAGMSLFDAICHGMSTVSTGGFANYNDSIGHYNNPTLEVITIIFMILGSLPFFSYLKIIRRLNVCHDEQVSYFIKIIIISSLFSYLWLYKNTDLGMLLSFRCSTFTTTSLITSTGHAICDHVSWSFISVLTLFLTFFGGCSGSASGGIKIFRLIVLLRSIENYFRLLLNSDAGDRVKFNNKILENDEVHSVLIFFAIYILTFTISSIVMSYLSNADFITSISSVSAMLTNSGPGFSNLIGPSGNYASFSYEVKLLLSALMLLGRLEILPIYFCAYSLFSKK